One part of the Girardinichthys multiradiatus isolate DD_20200921_A chromosome 10, DD_fGirMul_XY1, whole genome shotgun sequence genome encodes these proteins:
- the LOC124875532 gene encoding neurexophilin-1-like — MTLGTMERFSCRCFGWILLSFCLLVDCQLERNFTFGNSASPQLHKNQAGNLQKIWGLQTRSVNQNSKVLNSPSGPLPKQGLWEILGANSKFNSNPSVKIKLQPLMKVQELSKLSRLFSWGDFYSNIKTVKLNLLIMGKIVDHGNGSLGVYFHHNSTGVGNVSVSLVPPMKELGFDLERQSVVHPKESKTFNCRVDYEKTERSKKVMLCNYDPSKTCDQEQTQSHITWMCSKPFQVICVYMSFYSTDYRLVQKVCPEYTSQSPAYLPTA; from the exons ATGACACTTGGAACCATGGAGAGGTTCTCCTGTCGCTGCTTTGGTTGgattcttctaagtttttgtctG TTGGTAGATTGTCAGCTTGAGAGAAACTTCACCTTCGGCAACTCAGCATCGCCTCAACTCCACAAAAACCAAGCCGGGAATCTACAGAAGATCTGGGGACTTCAGACCAGGAGTGTGAATCAGAACTCCAAAGTGCTCAATAGCCCATCCGGTCCTTTACCAAAGCAGGGACTTTGGGAAATCCTGGGAGCTAACTCCAAGTTCAACTCCAACCCGTCGGTAAAGATAAAGCTTCAGCCCCTCATGAAAGTTCAAGAATTATCTAAATTGTCAAGGTTGTTTAGCTGGGGTGACTTTTATTCTAACATCAAAACGGTCAAACTGAATTTACTGATAATGGGGAAGATTGTGGATCATGGCAACGGCTCTCTTGGCGTCTACTTCCATCACAACTCCACAGGTGTTGGGAACGTGTCCGTCAGCCTCGTCCCACCTATGAAAGAGTTAGGGTTTGACTTGGAGCGCCAGAGTGTGGTCCATCCCAAGGAGTCCAAGACGTTCAACTGCCGTGTGGACTATGAGAAAACCGAACGCAGCAAAAAGGTGATGCTGTGCAACTACGATCCATCAAAGACGTGCGACCAAGAACAAACCCAGAGCCACATTACCTGGATGTGCTCCAAACCTTTCCAGGTCATCTGCGTCTACATGTCTTTCTACAGCACGGACTACAGGCTGGTCCAGAAAGTCTGTCCAGAATACACCTCCCAGAGCCCAGCCTACCTGCCTACAGCGTAA